A single genomic interval of Halorubrum aethiopicum harbors:
- the sppA gene encoding signal peptide peptidase SppA, with the protein MDDDARSTGTDLLAAAAVGAAGAVAGKRLVGRLTRGRFGDTEEYNVAKVSISGAIKRDKGRPSPLSGPGGTTADEVVEQVEAADDDEDVEALLVHLNTPGGEVVPSDDIRRAVADFDGPTVAYATDLCASGGYWIASGCDELWAREGSLVGSIGVIGSRPNAAGLAEKLGISYEQFTAGEYKDAGVPLREIEEDEREYLQSLIDGYYEQFVETVSEGREMDPETIRETEARVYLGPDALEIGLVDELGVESAVEDRIAESIGEDVEVKEFTPERGLAERLGIGAERVAFAAGNGVASVFAGDGRDVEVEFR; encoded by the coding sequence ATGGACGACGACGCGCGTTCGACCGGAACGGACCTCCTCGCGGCCGCGGCGGTGGGCGCGGCGGGCGCGGTGGCTGGCAAGCGACTCGTCGGCCGGCTCACCCGCGGCCGATTCGGCGACACGGAGGAGTACAACGTCGCGAAGGTGTCGATTTCGGGGGCGATAAAGCGGGATAAGGGCCGCCCCTCGCCGCTCTCGGGTCCCGGGGGCACGACCGCCGACGAGGTCGTCGAGCAGGTGGAGGCGGCCGACGACGACGAGGACGTCGAGGCGCTGCTCGTCCACCTCAACACGCCGGGCGGGGAGGTCGTCCCCAGCGACGACATCCGGCGGGCGGTCGCCGACTTCGACGGGCCGACGGTGGCGTACGCGACCGACCTCTGTGCGTCGGGCGGCTACTGGATCGCGAGCGGCTGTGACGAGCTGTGGGCCCGCGAGGGGAGCCTCGTGGGCTCGATCGGCGTCATCGGCTCGCGGCCGAACGCGGCCGGGCTGGCCGAGAAGCTCGGCATCTCCTACGAGCAGTTCACCGCCGGCGAGTACAAGGACGCCGGCGTCCCGCTGCGGGAGATCGAGGAGGACGAGCGCGAGTACCTCCAGTCGCTCATCGACGGCTACTACGAGCAGTTCGTCGAGACCGTGAGCGAGGGCCGGGAGATGGACCCGGAGACGATCCGCGAGACGGAGGCGCGCGTCTACCTCGGCCCCGACGCGCTCGAGATCGGCCTCGTCGACGAGCTCGGCGTCGAGTCGGCGGTCGAAGACCGGATCGCGGAGTCGATCGGCGAGGACGTGGAGGTCAAAGAGTTCACGCCCGAGCGGGGGCTCGCGGAGCGGCTCGGGATCGGCGCGGAGCGCGTCGCGTTCGCCGCCGGCAACGGCGTCGCGAGCGTCTTCGCCGGCGACGGCCGCGACGTCGAGGTCGAGTTCCGGTAG